The Bacillota bacterium genome includes a window with the following:
- a CDS encoding Na+:solute symporter, which translates to MEPTVHVTTVDYAIIVAYLVFALVVGALLGRRASKSMAEYFAAGRNLPWWVAGTSMVATTFAADTPLAVSGLVRKQGVAGNWFWWNGVFANMLGTFLFAPLWRRCGVLTDLEFIRIRYDGRAADLLRGFRVLYSSLVYNSIVMGWVILGASKIVRATFGWEPWETLGVLIVITFVYTLSAGLWGVVMTDLLQFVLAVTGAVWLGIAALSAAGGSTGLVNQLAERGLLERLAIIPTPEMRDLWIAFLTYVLLQWWSVGRPDGEGYIAQRILSTRDERHATLAFLWFAFAHYVIRPWWWLLVGLASLILIPEAIPAKLGGDEAAYPMLMGRLLPAGALGIMVASLLAAFMSTMDTQMNWAASYLTNDFYRAYIRKEAPDRHYVLVGRITTAFILALGVGVSLITEDISKAWMLLAGLNAGIGTVSVLRWLWWRVSAWSELGAMLTALAVNSVMYAMGWMKVSPFDMLIETAGFPYRLMIIVGTTQVAWLVITFLTEPVSRERLVEFYRRVRPPGWWGDIAREAGVEGTRMGWRWLFGWFGGVLMIYGGLFALGGLLLWQVDWLLGGGVAFALGIVGVRLGLKATLQQATEVPQQA; encoded by the coding sequence ATGGAACCAACAGTACACGTTACCACTGTGGACTACGCCATTATCGTGGCGTATCTGGTGTTCGCGCTGGTAGTGGGTGCGCTGCTGGGAAGGCGTGCCTCGAAGAGCATGGCGGAGTACTTTGCTGCTGGGCGTAACCTGCCCTGGTGGGTGGCAGGAACGAGCATGGTTGCCACTACCTTCGCCGCGGACACGCCGCTGGCGGTTTCCGGACTGGTTCGTAAGCAGGGCGTGGCAGGGAACTGGTTCTGGTGGAACGGCGTGTTTGCGAATATGCTGGGGACGTTCCTTTTCGCGCCTTTGTGGCGACGATGCGGTGTGCTGACCGACCTCGAATTCATCCGCATTCGCTATGACGGCAGAGCGGCGGACCTCCTGCGTGGCTTCCGCGTCCTGTACTCTTCTCTCGTTTATAACTCTATTGTGATGGGGTGGGTTATTCTGGGCGCGTCCAAAATCGTCCGGGCGACCTTTGGCTGGGAGCCGTGGGAGACTCTGGGTGTGCTGATTGTCATCACCTTCGTCTACACCCTCAGCGCGGGTCTGTGGGGCGTGGTGATGACCGACCTGCTGCAGTTTGTTCTGGCAGTCACGGGGGCAGTATGGCTGGGCATCGCCGCACTCAGCGCGGCGGGAGGTAGCACCGGGTTGGTGAATCAGCTGGCGGAGCGCGGTCTTCTGGAAAGGCTGGCTATCATCCCGACGCCGGAGATGCGCGACCTCTGGATTGCGTTCCTCACTTATGTGTTGCTGCAGTGGTGGTCGGTCGGGCGTCCCGATGGGGAGGGGTATATTGCGCAGCGCATCCTCTCGACGCGCGACGAACGCCATGCCACGTTGGCTTTCCTGTGGTTTGCCTTCGCGCATTACGTCATCCGTCCGTGGTGGTGGCTGCTGGTCGGGCTGGCGTCGCTGATTCTCATCCCGGAGGCTATTCCCGCAAAACTGGGCGGCGATGAGGCGGCGTATCCCATGCTGATGGGTAGATTGTTACCCGCCGGCGCGCTGGGCATCATGGTGGCGTCGTTGCTGGCGGCGTTTATGAGTACCATGGATACGCAGATGAACTGGGCGGCGAGCTATCTGACGAACGACTTCTACCGCGCCTACATCCGCAAAGAAGCTCCCGACAGACACTATGTGCTGGTTGGCAGGATTACCACCGCATTCATCCTTGCCCTGGGGGTGGGTGTGTCGCTGATTACCGAGGACATCAGCAAGGCGTGGATGCTGCTGGCGGGGTTGAACGCGGGCATCGGCACGGTGTCGGTGCTGCGCTGGCTGTGGTGGCGAGTCAGCGCGTGGAGCGAGCTGGGCGCGATGCTCACCGCGCTCGCGGTCAACTCGGTGATGTACGCCATGGGCTGGATGAAGGTATCCCCGTTTGACATGCTCATCGAAACCGCCGGCTTTCCCTATCGGCTGATGATTATTGTGGGCACCACACAGGTGGCGTGGCTGGTGATTACCTTCCTCACCGAACCCGTGTCGCGCGAGAGGCTGGTGGAGTTCTATCGGCGTGTACGTCCGCCCGGCTGGTGGGGAGACATCGCGCGGGAAGCGGGTGTGGAGGGCACGCGCATGGGCTGGCGATGGCTGTTCGGGTGGTTCGGTGGAGTGCTGATGATTTATGGCGGTCTGTTCGCGCTGGGTGGACTGCTGTTGTGGCAGGTGGACTGGCTGCTCGGTGGTGGGGTTGCCTTCGCGCTGGGCATTGTGGGCGTGCGCCTCGGACTGAAAGCTACCCTGCAACAGGCGACGGAGGTACCGCAACAGGCTTGA
- a CDS encoding type II toxin-antitoxin system HicB family antitoxin codes for MRQVLLYQDEDGFWIAECPSLPGCATQGRTKAEALQNIREAIKGYIAALEEDNLPVPEERFEAIVVAV; via the coding sequence ATGCGCCAGGTACTGCTTTATCAAGACGAGGATGGTTTCTGGATTGCCGAGTGTCCGAGCCTGCCCGGATGTGCGACGCAAGGTAGAACAAAAGCCGAGGCCCTACAAAACATCCGCGAAGCGATAAAAGGTTATATCGCGGCACTCGAGGAGGATAACCTGCCGGTTCCCGAAGAACGCTTCGAGGCGATAGTCGTAGCGGTATGA
- a CDS encoding type II toxin-antitoxin system HicA family toxin: MSYLPRISGRQCVKALSKAGFYVKRREGSHIILRRDEPFAQVVVPDHDELAKGLLRAIIRQTGLSVDEFLKLL; encoded by the coding sequence ATGAGTTACCTTCCCCGTATATCAGGACGCCAGTGCGTCAAGGCTTTATCGAAGGCTGGCTTCTACGTCAAACGGCGCGAGGGCAGTCACATCATCCTGCGCCGTGACGAACCTTTTGCTCAGGTTGTCGTTCCCGACCATGATGAACTTGCCAAAGGGCTATTGCGGGCGATAATTCGCCAGACGGGTTTGAGCGTGGATGAGTTTCTCAAACTACTTTAG
- a CDS encoding zf-HC2 domain-containing protein — protein MMKACREWEQFIVEYVDGVIEEQPRRSLEAHLASCKACAEAVKVQRWAKQVVGQLEHEHVPDYLSRRIRHHARGSLRRQGAIRLLARASFATVVAASLLLAFWWGSLRPERVSAVPVEEPTVAQAIVQEYVGAMSNDGFTDPSLQLLAREAQWKTLRLEPTTQ, from the coding sequence ATGATGAAAGCCTGTCGGGAATGGGAACAGTTCATCGTGGAATATGTGGACGGCGTGATCGAGGAGCAACCGCGCCGGTCGCTGGAAGCTCATCTTGCCTCCTGCAAGGCGTGCGCGGAGGCTGTCAAGGTGCAACGGTGGGCGAAGCAGGTGGTGGGGCAGCTGGAGCACGAACACGTCCCGGATTATCTATCACGCCGTATCCGGCATCATGCACGAGGCTCTCTGCGTCGCCAGGGAGCAATACGTCTTCTGGCGCGTGCCTCCTTTGCAACGGTAGTAGCGGCGAGCCTATTGCTGGCATTCTGGTGGGGGAGCCTTCGCCCTGAAAGGGTGTCTGCCGTTCCTGTAGAGGAACCCACCGTCGCCCAGGCGATTGTGCAGGAGTACGTAGGCGCGATGAGCAACGACGGTTTCACCGACCCGTCACTGCAGTTGCTCGCCCGCGAAGCACAATGGAAAACACTGCGTCTGGAGCCGACGACACAATGA